Proteins encoded by one window of Micromonospora coxensis:
- a CDS encoding TIGR03936 family radical SAM-associated protein produces MRYAKRGPLRFTSHRDFARAFERALRRAGVPIAFSQGFTPHPKISYASAAPTGVASEAEYLEIGLREPVDPEQLRAALDAALSPGLDVLDAVVANGGSLADRIEASHWRIELPEVEPAALERAVAAFTAADEVSVERMTKQGRRTFDARAAVMSIDVLPPAETPSGAPGVSCAILELVVRQVTPSVRPDDVLSGLRVVADLEPPVSPRVIRLAQGTLTAQGEIVDPLDADRDGATIGEH; encoded by the coding sequence ATCCGGTACGCCAAGCGCGGGCCGTTGCGGTTCACCTCGCACCGGGACTTCGCCCGGGCCTTCGAGCGGGCGCTGCGCCGGGCCGGGGTGCCGATCGCCTTCTCCCAGGGCTTCACCCCGCACCCCAAGATCTCGTACGCCAGCGCGGCCCCCACCGGCGTGGCCAGCGAGGCCGAGTACCTGGAGATCGGGCTGCGTGAGCCGGTCGACCCGGAGCAGCTGCGCGCCGCGCTGGACGCCGCGCTCTCGCCCGGCCTGGACGTGCTCGACGCGGTGGTCGCCAACGGGGGCAGCCTGGCCGACCGGATCGAGGCCTCGCACTGGCGCATCGAGCTGCCGGAGGTGGAGCCGGCCGCGCTGGAGCGCGCGGTCGCCGCCTTCACCGCCGCCGACGAGGTGTCGGTCGAGCGGATGACCAAGCAGGGCCGGCGCACCTTCGACGCCCGCGCTGCCGTCATGAGCATCGATGTGCTCCCGCCCGCGGAGACGCCTTCCGGGGCCCCGGGCGTGTCGTGTGCGATACTCGAACTGGTCGTGCGGCAGGTCACCCCGTCCGTACGGCCCGATGACGTCCTTTCCGGCCTCCGCGTGGTGGCCGACCTGGAGCCGCCGGTCTCGCCCAGGGTGATCCGGCTGGCGCAGGGCACGTTGACCGCGCAGGGCGAGATCGTGGATCCGTTGGACGCGGACCGCGACGGGGCAACCATCGGGGAACACTGA
- a CDS encoding TIGR03960 family B12-binding radical SAM protein — protein sequence MSAPSTTPRPAASNSIWPRLEPLLPQVTKPIQYVGGELGAVVKDWDAATVRWALMYPDAYEVGLPNQGVQILYEVLNELPDVLAERTYAVWPDLEKLMRAHGVPQFTVDAHRSVRDFDVFGVSFSTELGYTNLLTAIDLAGIPMLAADRTDADPVIVAGGHAAFNPEPIADFVDAAVLGDGEEAVLEITTIVREWKSEGSPGGRDELLLRLARTESVYVPRFYDVDYLPDGRIQRVVPNRPDVPFRVHKRTTMDLDAWPYPKKPLVPLAETVHERYAVEIFRGCTRGCRFCQAGMITRPVRERSITTVGQMVQQGLEFSGFHEVGLLSLSSADHSEIGDMCSGLAQQYEGTNVSLSLPSTRVDAFNIDLAQELSRNGRRTGLTFAPEGGSERIRKVINKMVSKEDLIRTVVTAYTNGWRQVKLYFMCGLPTETDEDVLEIADMAHEVIRAGRAATGSKDIRCTVSIGGFVPKPHTPFQWAAMERPEVIDGRLKLLKQAINADRSLGRAIGFRYHDGEPSLIEGLLSRGDRRVGAVIRKVWENGGRFDGWSEHFSYRRWVEAADEVLPTFGVDLDWYTTRERDELEVLPWDHLDSGLDKDWLWQDWQDSLAEYEQDDCRWTPCFDCGVCPSMDTEIQIGPTGKKLLPLTPVNGLKAPAGAPQ from the coding sequence ATGAGTGCCCCGTCCACGACGCCGCGCCCCGCCGCGTCCAACTCGATCTGGCCCCGGCTGGAGCCGCTGCTGCCCCAGGTGACCAAGCCCATCCAGTACGTCGGTGGCGAGCTGGGCGCGGTGGTCAAGGACTGGGACGCGGCGACCGTGCGCTGGGCGCTGATGTACCCCGACGCGTACGAGGTGGGCCTGCCCAACCAGGGCGTCCAGATCCTCTACGAGGTGCTCAACGAGCTGCCCGACGTGCTCGCCGAGCGGACGTACGCGGTCTGGCCGGACCTGGAGAAGCTGATGCGCGCCCACGGCGTGCCGCAGTTCACCGTCGACGCCCACCGCTCGGTGCGCGACTTCGACGTGTTCGGTGTCTCGTTCTCCACCGAACTGGGCTACACCAACCTGCTCACCGCGATCGACCTGGCCGGCATCCCGATGCTCGCCGCCGACCGCACCGACGCCGACCCGGTGATCGTGGCCGGCGGGCACGCCGCGTTCAACCCGGAGCCGATCGCCGACTTCGTCGACGCCGCCGTGCTCGGCGACGGCGAGGAAGCGGTCCTGGAGATCACCACGATCGTCCGGGAGTGGAAGTCGGAGGGCTCGCCCGGCGGCCGGGACGAGCTGCTGCTGCGGCTGGCCCGCACCGAGAGCGTCTACGTGCCGCGCTTCTACGACGTGGACTACCTGCCGGACGGCCGGATCCAGCGGGTCGTGCCGAACCGCCCGGACGTGCCGTTCCGGGTGCACAAGCGCACGACGATGGACCTGGACGCCTGGCCGTACCCGAAGAAGCCCCTCGTCCCGCTGGCCGAGACGGTGCACGAGCGGTACGCGGTGGAGATCTTCCGGGGCTGCACCCGGGGCTGCCGGTTCTGCCAGGCCGGCATGATCACCCGCCCGGTGCGGGAGCGCTCGATCACCACGGTCGGCCAGATGGTGCAGCAGGGGCTGGAGTTCTCCGGTTTCCACGAGGTGGGGCTGCTGTCGCTGTCGTCGGCCGACCACTCGGAGATCGGCGACATGTGCTCCGGCCTGGCCCAGCAGTACGAGGGCACCAACGTCTCGCTCTCGCTGCCGTCGACCCGGGTGGACGCGTTCAACATCGACCTGGCGCAGGAGCTGTCCCGCAACGGGCGGCGCACCGGTCTGACCTTCGCCCCCGAGGGCGGGTCGGAGCGGATCCGCAAGGTCATCAACAAGATGGTGTCGAAGGAAGACCTCATCCGCACCGTCGTGACCGCGTACACCAACGGCTGGCGGCAGGTGAAGCTCTACTTCATGTGCGGCCTGCCCACCGAGACGGACGAGGACGTCCTCGAGATCGCCGACATGGCGCACGAGGTGATCCGGGCCGGCCGGGCCGCCACCGGCTCCAAGGACATCCGCTGCACGGTCTCCATCGGCGGGTTCGTGCCGAAGCCGCACACCCCGTTCCAGTGGGCGGCGATGGAGCGGCCGGAGGTCATCGACGGCCGGCTCAAGCTGCTGAAGCAGGCGATCAACGCGGACCGCTCGCTGGGCCGGGCGATCGGTTTCCGGTACCACGACGGCGAGCCGTCGCTGATCGAAGGCCTGCTCAGCCGTGGTGACCGCCGGGTCGGCGCGGTGATCCGCAAGGTCTGGGAGAACGGCGGCCGCTTCGACGGCTGGAGCGAGCACTTCTCGTACCGCCGCTGGGTGGAGGCCGCCGACGAGGTGCTGCCGACCTTCGGCGTCGACCTCGACTGGTACACCACCCGGGAGCGCGACGAGCTGGAGGTCCTGCCCTGGGACCACCTCGACTCCGGCCTGGACAAGGACTGGCTCTGGCAGGACTGGCAGGACTCGCTCGCCGAGTACGAGCAGGACGACTGCCGCTGGACCCCGTGCTTCGACTGCGGCGTCTGCCCGTCGATGGACACCGAGATCCAGATCGGCCCGACCGGGAAGAAGCTGCTGCCGCTCACCCCGGTCAACGGGCTGAAGGCCCCCGCCGGCGCCCCGCAGTGA
- a CDS encoding lysophospholipid acyltransferase family protein — protein MPLLYTIGKLTVAPALRLAFRPTVEGLEHIPETGGAIFAGNHLSVADELFLGTVVPRHLAFWAKSEYFKGTGPKGAFSKFVLTGLGAIPVERAGGRAALSAFDAAIPALRGGDLVAVYPEGTRSPDGRLYRGRTGAARLAVAAGVPIIPVGMIGTDRAQPIGARVPRPGRAKIIVRFGKPLDFTGRPDDRTSLRAMTDELMAEIQKLTGQEYVHRYAPRRGEPTPGESPS, from the coding sequence GTGCCCCTGCTCTACACCATCGGCAAGCTCACCGTGGCGCCCGCGCTCCGGTTGGCCTTCCGTCCGACCGTGGAGGGGTTGGAGCACATCCCGGAGACCGGGGGAGCGATCTTCGCCGGCAACCACCTCTCCGTCGCCGACGAACTCTTCCTCGGCACGGTGGTCCCCCGGCACCTGGCGTTCTGGGCCAAGTCGGAGTACTTCAAGGGCACCGGGCCCAAGGGGGCGTTCTCCAAGTTCGTCCTCACCGGCCTCGGCGCGATCCCGGTCGAGCGGGCCGGCGGCCGCGCGGCGCTGTCCGCGTTCGACGCCGCCATCCCCGCGCTGCGGGGCGGCGATCTGGTGGCCGTGTACCCGGAGGGGACCCGCTCCCCGGACGGGCGACTGTACCGGGGGCGCACGGGCGCGGCCCGGCTGGCGGTGGCGGCCGGCGTACCGATCATCCCGGTCGGCATGATCGGCACCGACCGGGCCCAGCCGATCGGCGCGCGGGTGCCGCGACCGGGCCGAGCGAAGATCATCGTGCGGTTCGGCAAGCCGCTGGACTTCACCGGCCGTCCGGACGACCGCACCTCGCTGCGGGCGATGACCGACGAACTCATGGCCGAGATCCAGAAGCTCACCGGCCAGGAGTACGTCCACCGCTACGCGCCCCGGCGCGGCGAGCCCACCCCGGGCGAGTCCCCCTCCTGA
- the ileS gene encoding isoleucine--tRNA ligase codes for MAYPLHDPTAAGVPASPDLPAVERRVLEHWTADKTFEASVEARPAGDQGKDEYVFYDGPPFANGLPHYGHLFTGYVKDVVPRYQTMRGRRVERRFGWDCHGLPAEVVAEKQLGITSKAEILDLGVARFNEACRTSVLEFTQDWERYVTRQARWVDFANDYKTLDLDYMESVMWAFKTLHDKGLVYEGFRVLAYCWRCETPLSNTETRMDDVYRDRHDPTLTVWFGLTPDDTAPELVRGPVKLGVWTTTPWTLPSNLALAVGPDIEYAVLERDGDRHVVGAARLAAYAKELEGYEQVGSVFGRDLVGRRYTPLYDFLVEQAGENAYQVLGAEFVTTEDGTGIVHLAPAFGEDDQNVCNAAGIPTVVTVDDHTRFTALVPPYQGEQVFDVNKPVIRELKERGVVLKQDTYTHSYPHCWRCDTPLVYKAVSSWFVAVTQFKDRMVELNQQINWTPGHIKDGSFGKWLANARDWSISRNRFWGSPIPVWRSDDPTYPRVDVYGSLADIERDFGVRLTDLHRPAVDDLVRPNPDDPTGRSTMRRVPEVLDCWFESGSMPFAQVHYPFENRDWFEHHYPGDFIVEYIGQTRGWFYTMHVLATALFDRPAFRNCLSHGILLGSDGRKMSKSLRNYPDVYHVFDAYGSDAMRWMLMSSPVLRGGDMPVTEAGIRDAVRQVLLPLWNVWYFFSLYANADGHTARRRTDSTHLLDRYVLAKTRELVETVGAQMDAYDISGACASVRSYLDALTNWYVRRSRDRFWSGDAEAFDTLWTVLETLCRVLAPLAPLTAEEIWRGLTGERSVHLTDWPSAEEFPADHELVAAMDAVRDVCSAALSLRKAKGLRVRLPLSKLTVASPVAATLRPFADVVADEVNVKAVDFSEQVQTYCQQVLTVVPRALGPRVGKQVQQVIKAVKAGEWELVDGAPVAAGVTLAEGEYELRLVAADAEHSAPLPGGEGVVVLDTEVTPELAAEGLARDVVRVVQQARRDADLDVSDRIVVALSGSEEVRAAVSAYRDFVAREVLADTVDFAEGVDGFAGEVGEGERVTVAVRRV; via the coding sequence ATGGCCTATCCGTTGCACGACCCGACTGCCGCCGGTGTCCCGGCGAGCCCGGACCTGCCCGCGGTCGAGCGCCGGGTGCTGGAGCACTGGACGGCCGACAAGACCTTCGAGGCCAGCGTCGAGGCCCGTCCCGCCGGTGACCAGGGCAAGGACGAGTACGTCTTCTACGACGGCCCGCCGTTCGCCAACGGCCTGCCGCACTACGGCCACCTCTTCACCGGCTACGTCAAGGACGTGGTGCCGCGCTACCAGACCATGCGCGGGCGGCGGGTCGAGCGGCGCTTCGGCTGGGACTGTCACGGCCTGCCCGCCGAGGTGGTCGCCGAGAAGCAGCTCGGCATCACCAGCAAGGCGGAGATCCTCGACCTCGGCGTGGCCCGGTTCAACGAGGCCTGCCGCACCTCCGTGCTGGAGTTCACCCAGGACTGGGAGCGTTACGTCACCCGGCAGGCCCGCTGGGTCGACTTCGCCAACGACTACAAGACCCTCGACCTGGACTACATGGAAAGCGTCATGTGGGCCTTCAAGACCCTGCACGACAAGGGTCTGGTCTACGAGGGCTTCCGGGTGCTGGCGTACTGCTGGCGCTGCGAGACGCCGCTGTCGAACACCGAGACCCGGATGGACGACGTCTACCGGGACCGGCACGACCCGACGCTGACGGTGTGGTTCGGGCTGACCCCGGACGACACCGCCCCGGAGCTGGTCCGGGGCCCGGTGAAGCTGGGCGTCTGGACCACCACGCCGTGGACCCTGCCGTCGAACCTGGCGCTCGCCGTCGGCCCGGACATCGAGTACGCGGTGCTGGAACGCGACGGGGACCGCCACGTCGTCGGCGCCGCGCGGCTGGCCGCGTACGCCAAGGAGCTGGAGGGGTACGAGCAGGTCGGTTCCGTGTTCGGCCGGGACCTGGTCGGCCGCCGCTACACGCCGCTCTACGACTTCCTCGTCGAGCAGGCCGGGGAGAACGCGTACCAGGTGCTCGGCGCGGAGTTCGTCACCACCGAGGACGGCACCGGGATCGTCCACCTGGCCCCGGCCTTCGGCGAGGACGACCAGAACGTCTGCAACGCGGCCGGCATCCCGACCGTGGTGACCGTCGACGACCACACCCGGTTCACCGCGCTGGTCCCGCCGTACCAGGGTGAGCAGGTCTTCGACGTCAACAAGCCGGTGATCCGGGAGCTGAAGGAGCGGGGGGTGGTGCTCAAGCAGGACACCTACACCCACTCGTACCCGCACTGCTGGCGCTGCGACACCCCGCTGGTCTACAAGGCGGTGTCGTCCTGGTTCGTCGCGGTGACGCAGTTCAAGGACCGGATGGTCGAGCTGAACCAGCAGATCAACTGGACCCCGGGGCACATCAAGGACGGCTCGTTCGGCAAGTGGCTGGCCAACGCCCGGGACTGGTCGATCAGCCGGAACCGGTTCTGGGGCTCGCCGATCCCGGTGTGGAGGTCCGACGACCCGACCTACCCCCGGGTCGACGTGTACGGCTCGCTGGCCGACATCGAGCGGGACTTCGGCGTACGCCTGACCGACCTGCACCGGCCGGCGGTGGACGACCTGGTCCGCCCCAACCCGGACGACCCGACCGGCAGGTCGACGATGCGTCGGGTGCCGGAGGTGCTGGACTGCTGGTTCGAGTCCGGCTCGATGCCGTTCGCCCAGGTGCACTACCCGTTCGAGAACCGCGACTGGTTCGAGCACCACTACCCGGGCGACTTCATCGTCGAGTACATCGGACAGACCCGCGGCTGGTTCTACACCATGCACGTGCTGGCCACCGCGCTGTTCGACCGGCCGGCGTTCCGCAACTGCCTCAGCCACGGCATCCTGCTCGGCTCCGACGGGCGCAAGATGTCCAAGAGCCTGCGTAACTACCCGGACGTGTACCACGTCTTCGACGCGTACGGCTCGGACGCGATGCGCTGGATGCTGATGTCCTCGCCGGTGCTGCGCGGTGGCGACATGCCGGTGACCGAGGCGGGCATCCGGGACGCCGTGCGGCAGGTGCTGCTGCCGCTGTGGAACGTCTGGTACTTCTTCTCGCTCTACGCCAACGCGGACGGCCACACCGCCCGCCGTCGCACCGACTCGACGCACCTGCTCGACCGGTACGTGCTGGCGAAGACGCGTGAACTGGTCGAGACGGTCGGCGCGCAGATGGACGCGTACGACATCTCCGGCGCCTGCGCCAGCGTCCGGTCCTACCTGGACGCGCTGACCAACTGGTACGTGCGCCGCTCCCGGGACCGGTTCTGGTCCGGCGACGCGGAGGCGTTCGACACGCTGTGGACGGTGCTGGAGACGCTCTGCCGGGTGCTGGCGCCGCTGGCGCCGCTGACCGCGGAGGAGATCTGGCGCGGCCTCACCGGCGAGCGGTCGGTGCACCTGACCGACTGGCCGTCCGCCGAGGAGTTCCCCGCCGACCACGAGCTCGTGGCGGCGATGGACGCGGTGCGCGACGTCTGCTCGGCGGCGCTGTCGCTGCGCAAGGCGAAGGGGCTGCGGGTGCGGCTGCCGCTGTCGAAGCTGACCGTGGCCTCGCCGGTCGCGGCGACCCTGCGTCCCTTCGCCGACGTGGTCGCCGACGAGGTCAACGTGAAGGCGGTGGACTTCTCCGAGCAGGTGCAGACCTACTGCCAGCAGGTGCTGACCGTGGTGCCCCGCGCGCTCGGCCCCCGGGTCGGCAAGCAGGTGCAGCAGGTCATCAAGGCGGTCAAGGCGGGGGAGTGGGAGCTGGTCGACGGCGCCCCGGTCGCCGCCGGGGTCACCCTCGCCGAGGGTGAGTACGAGCTGCGCCTGGTCGCCGCCGACGCCGAGCACTCCGCGCCGCTGCCCGGCGGCGAGGGCGTGGTCGTGCTGGACACCGAGGTCACCCCGGAGCTGGCCGCCGAGGGGCTGGCCCGCGACGTGGTCCGGGTGGTGCAGCAGGCGCGCCGCGACGCCGACCTCGACGTCTCGGACCGGATCGTGGTGGCGCTGTCCGGCTCCGAGGAGGTCCGGGCCGCCGTGTCGGCGTACCGGGACTTCGTGGCCCGGGAGGTGCTGGCCGACACCGTCGACTTCGCCGAGGGCGTCGACGGCTTCGCCGGCGAGGTCGGCGAGGGCGAGCGGGTGACGGTGGCCGTCCGGCGGGTATGA
- a CDS encoding ArsR family transcriptional regulator, whose product MIRIHLDDATVARTRLAVSPLWEIQTGFWMLCRNPGELPWPYTEWARQARRVLAGLPASAPIRVYLDAGADLPDFLSPLPPTAAPSLDEELTALRETPEELVAEQLRRHWPDGGPAWLRPYATDPRGTLDRVADELLAWWDATLAPWWPAMRAALDEEVLHRARSLAADGPDALLADLHVMARWERPVLTVAKSWEQEVHAVDRRLLLVPLIFSGTGLGLYTDHPGVLAVSYPARGAGVLAGGSADAPGAGSDRLALLLGRGRATVLRALVRPATTAGLAGALGLAPSTVSEHLSALLAAGVVHRRRVGRRVLYGLEPAGTALLGLLSGEQVRTTA is encoded by the coding sequence GTGATCCGGATCCACCTGGACGACGCGACGGTGGCCCGTACCCGGCTCGCGGTCAGTCCGCTGTGGGAGATCCAGACCGGCTTCTGGATGCTGTGCCGCAACCCGGGCGAGCTGCCGTGGCCGTACACCGAGTGGGCCCGTCAGGCCCGGCGGGTGCTGGCCGGGCTGCCGGCGTCGGCGCCGATCCGGGTCTATCTCGACGCCGGGGCGGACCTGCCGGACTTCCTCAGCCCGCTCCCGCCCACCGCCGCGCCCAGCCTGGACGAGGAACTCACCGCGCTGCGGGAGACCCCGGAGGAACTGGTCGCGGAGCAGCTGCGCCGGCACTGGCCGGACGGCGGCCCGGCGTGGCTGCGCCCGTACGCCACCGATCCGCGCGGCACCCTCGACCGGGTCGCCGACGAGCTGCTCGCCTGGTGGGACGCGACGCTCGCGCCCTGGTGGCCGGCGATGCGGGCGGCCCTGGACGAGGAGGTGCTGCACCGGGCCCGGTCGCTGGCGGCCGACGGGCCGGATGCGCTCCTGGCCGACCTGCACGTGATGGCCCGGTGGGAGCGGCCGGTGCTCACGGTGGCCAAGTCGTGGGAGCAGGAGGTGCACGCCGTCGACCGACGACTGCTGCTCGTCCCGCTGATCTTCTCCGGTACCGGACTGGGCCTCTACACCGACCACCCGGGCGTGCTGGCGGTGTCCTACCCGGCCCGGGGGGCCGGGGTGCTGGCCGGCGGGTCGGCCGACGCCCCGGGGGCCGGTTCCGACCGGCTGGCGCTGCTGCTCGGCCGGGGCCGGGCCACGGTGTTGCGGGCACTGGTCCGCCCGGCCACCACCGCCGGCCTGGCCGGTGCCCTCGGGCTGGCCCCGAGCACCGTCTCCGAGCATCTGTCCGCGCTGCTCGCCGCGGGCGTCGTGCACCGCCGCCGGGTCGGCCGCCGGGTGCTGTACGGGTTGGAACCCGCCGGGACCGCGCTGCTGGGTCTGCTCTCCGGCGAGCAGGTCCGGACCACCGCCTGA
- a CDS encoding carboxymuconolactone decarboxylase family protein, with the protein MQRMNMAEVAPEAFQAVLGLEKYVRATVEHGVLELVKLRASMLNGCAYCVDMHSRDALAAGESSRRLFAVSTWREAPFFDERERTALALTDAVTRLGEHGVPDDVWDAAAKVWSEKELADLVTAIATINVWNRIAVTCRTQPPAQG; encoded by the coding sequence ATGCAGCGGATGAACATGGCCGAGGTGGCGCCGGAGGCGTTCCAGGCCGTGCTGGGGCTGGAGAAGTACGTCCGGGCAACCGTCGAGCACGGCGTGCTGGAGCTGGTGAAGCTGCGGGCGTCGATGCTCAACGGCTGCGCGTACTGCGTCGACATGCACAGCCGTGACGCGCTGGCCGCCGGCGAGTCGAGCCGGCGGCTGTTCGCGGTGTCGACGTGGCGCGAGGCGCCGTTCTTCGACGAGCGGGAGCGCACCGCGCTGGCGTTGACCGACGCGGTCACCCGGCTCGGCGAGCACGGCGTGCCGGACGACGTGTGGGACGCCGCCGCGAAGGTCTGGTCGGAGAAGGAGCTGGCCGACCTGGTGACGGCGATCGCCACCATCAACGTGTGGAACCGGATCGCGGTCACCTGCCGCACGCAGCCTCCGGCGCAGGGCTGA
- the ndk gene encoding nucleoside-diphosphate kinase, producing MSSSSPDERTLVLIKPDAVRRGLVGEIISRFERKGLRIDAMQTRTLDGGFADQHYAEHVDKPFYPPLKAFMTGGPLVALVLAGDQVIEVVRAMIGATDGRKAAAGTIRGDFSLSNRENLVHASDSTDSAKREIALWFPELG from the coding sequence GTGTCCAGCAGCAGCCCGGACGAGCGCACGCTCGTACTGATCAAGCCGGACGCGGTCCGCCGCGGTCTGGTCGGCGAGATCATCTCCCGATTCGAGCGCAAGGGCCTGCGGATCGACGCCATGCAGACGCGGACGCTGGACGGGGGCTTCGCCGACCAGCACTACGCCGAGCACGTGGACAAGCCGTTCTACCCGCCGCTGAAGGCGTTCATGACCGGTGGACCGCTGGTCGCGCTGGTGCTCGCCGGCGACCAGGTGATCGAGGTGGTCCGGGCCATGATCGGCGCGACGGACGGCCGCAAGGCCGCCGCCGGCACCATCCGGGGTGACTTCTCCCTGTCCAACCGGGAGAACCTGGTGCACGCCTCGGACTCCACCGACAGCGCCAAGCGCGAGATCGCGCTCTGGTTCCCCGAGCTGGGCTGA
- a CDS encoding VOC family protein has product MANGGNRPIAPVRKLIAAVLGTVATFVVLFGLGMTSWAIVALGVALLVLAVALATVRGGGRTWVIGVGHVHSASEPPTQYAFGRCELQLVIDAPGLPPRSKKIIEPRVPVAKWPSLGQTLPIRVALDDQRHIRVLWDEVPTHSESAAMTDLPPEYADAEPVEEVLIAQEAPPWAGRSADDDFHDDLRDDFRDPPPADPLGDPVGDPVLTEEREPVVVHQRPGGPVVLEGIVVEQPQAGGTLPRRATPAPRPPAEERFDAAPVDPIDVPLDDPQPADRINPDELDEAIFGYDPETVADADDESAPISGVGLTLLVTDLSRSLDFYRSLGFTEVDRGSGNAVLASGSTRLVLREITEAAPISRRLVHVNLEVDDIDAAYRRLRESGVKFTYAPRVVNRGSRLEVWAAAFRDPDGHGIALTQWRERAEA; this is encoded by the coding sequence GTGGCGAATGGCGGGAACCGACCCATCGCGCCGGTCCGCAAGCTGATCGCCGCGGTGCTCGGCACCGTGGCGACGTTCGTCGTGCTGTTCGGTCTCGGCATGACGAGCTGGGCGATCGTGGCCCTCGGCGTGGCCCTGCTGGTGCTGGCCGTCGCCCTGGCCACCGTGCGCGGCGGTGGACGCACCTGGGTGATCGGTGTCGGGCACGTGCACAGCGCCTCCGAGCCGCCCACCCAGTACGCCTTCGGCCGGTGCGAGCTGCAACTGGTGATCGACGCGCCGGGTCTGCCACCCCGCTCGAAGAAGATCATCGAGCCGCGGGTGCCGGTGGCGAAGTGGCCGTCGCTGGGGCAGACCCTGCCGATCCGGGTGGCGTTGGACGACCAGCGGCACATCCGGGTCCTCTGGGACGAGGTGCCCACCCACTCCGAGTCCGCCGCCATGACCGACCTGCCCCCCGAGTACGCCGACGCCGAACCCGTCGAGGAGGTGCTGATCGCCCAGGAGGCACCGCCGTGGGCCGGTCGCAGCGCCGACGACGACTTCCACGACGACCTGCGCGACGACTTCCGCGACCCGCCGCCGGCCGACCCGCTGGGCGACCCGGTCGGCGACCCGGTGCTCACCGAGGAGCGGGAGCCCGTGGTGGTGCACCAGCGTCCGGGCGGCCCGGTCGTCCTGGAGGGCATCGTCGTCGAGCAGCCGCAGGCCGGGGGCACGCTGCCCCGCCGGGCCACCCCCGCGCCGCGCCCGCCCGCCGAGGAGCGCTTCGACGCCGCGCCGGTCGACCCGATCGACGTCCCGTTGGACGACCCGCAGCCGGCCGACCGGATCAACCCCGACGAGCTGGACGAGGCGATCTTCGGCTACGACCCGGAGACCGTCGCGGACGCCGACGACGAGAGCGCCCCGATCAGCGGCGTCGGGCTGACCCTCCTGGTCACCGACCTGTCCCGCTCGCTCGACTTCTACCGGTCGCTCGGCTTCACCGAGGTGGACCGGGGCTCCGGCAACGCGGTGCTCGCCTCCGGCAGCACCCGCCTGGTGCTGCGGGAGATCACCGAGGCCGCCCCGATCAGCCGCCGCCTGGTGCACGTCAACCTGGAGGTGGACGACATCGACGCGGCCTACCGGCGGCTCAGGGAGTCCGGCGTCAAGTTCACCTACGCGCCCCGAGTGGTCAACCGGGGCAGCCGCCTGGAGGTCTGGGCTGCCGCCTTCCGCGACCCGGACGGGCACGGCATCGCCCTGACCCAGTGGCGGGAGCGCGCCGAGGCCTGA
- a CDS encoding DUF4233 domain-containing protein has translation MTGPVEDGPGVGPANRDSAPQTGGPERTGDARTGPERTGDARTGPERVGDEGTGGEQPGRRRSGLRNPVKAVRGLGAGTLALEAVVLLLAIQPIRVVGGELGGGAVAVIVTLAVACVVLAGQMGRSWAWHGGTVLQGLLMLAGLLHWSLLVLGIIFALVWAYALHVRRVILG, from the coding sequence ATGACCGGCCCGGTGGAGGACGGCCCCGGCGTCGGGCCCGCGAACCGGGACTCCGCGCCGCAGACCGGCGGCCCGGAGCGGACCGGCGATGCGCGGACCGGCCCCGAGCGGACCGGCGACGCGCGGACCGGCCCCGAGCGGGTCGGCGACGAGGGGACCGGTGGCGAGCAGCCGGGGCGGCGGCGTTCCGGGCTGCGCAACCCGGTGAAGGCGGTCCGGGGCCTCGGCGCCGGGACGCTGGCCCTGGAGGCGGTCGTGCTGCTGCTCGCCATCCAGCCGATCCGGGTGGTCGGCGGGGAGCTGGGCGGCGGCGCCGTCGCGGTGATCGTGACCCTCGCGGTCGCCTGCGTGGTGCTGGCCGGCCAGATGGGTCGGTCCTGGGCGTGGCACGGCGGCACCGTGCTCCAGGGACTGCTGATGCTCGCCGGCCTGCTGCACTGGTCGCTGCTGGTGCTGGGGATCATCTTCGCCCTGGTGTGGGCGTACGCGCTGCACGTCCGCCGGGTCATCCTCGGCTGA